The nucleotide sequence CACGAAGATGAGGGCGGCGAGCAAAACGCCCCCGCGATTGGCGCGTCGGTCATGATCGGTTGCGAAGGAACCGTTGGGTCGCACGTCAACTTACCCTTTTGTTCCGCAGGACGAACCGAGCGGAGATCAAGCGTTGGGTGGAATCCACGTTCGTGTTCGCCTTTCGGGTCAGGTCGAGGTCGACCTGAATCATTTTGGCGGCATCGCCCACCACCGTGGGCGCGGCTTCGACGTCAAGTTCGGTGGTGTTGATATCGAATGCCTTGAAAGTGAAGTCGGTGATTTCGTCGGCCAGCACTTCGGTCGTGCCGTTCACGGAACGGGTGAAGGTGGCTCCGTCGGCATTGAACGTGTAGGTCACGGTGGACCCATTGACGACGAGTTCCAGCGTTTTGGTGTTCGTCCAATCTGCATCGGTCGCTTCGCGGCAATCTTGACCAAAAATTTGAAACGTCATGCGGGCCTGCGCCTCCATGTCGTTGTATTGGCTCAGACTAACGCCGCCCCGACCGAGGTAGAGATAGGTGCTCATCACGCCGGCGAGAACGAATGCGGAAATCGTCACCGCCACCATCAGCTCCGCCAGTGAAAACCCCCGGCGGGATTTTGGCTTAGTTTTGAGCATGATTGTAGTAGTAATCAAAAAGTCCGTTGCGGGCATACCGCATGCGGAAAACCCGGGAGAGCTCCCGACCGCTGATCGCGGTCCAGGTGGCGGTGATATCGATTTCCTTCATCTCGGAGGCGTAACCCGCTACGTCGCTCACGCGGCGAACGATTTCCAGGCGATCGCCGGCGATGGTGCCAGCGGTATGAAATTCAGAAATATCCAGCACTTCTTCGGCCGGCAGGGCCGAAATGTTGGTCCAGTTCAGCAAGCGAATCCGCTCCATTTCGCTTTGAATCATCTGGGAGGCGGCGGTGCTGGTGCGAGCGGTATCGAGATTGCTTAATCCCGCTTGGATAACGATTACCGCAGAAGAGAGTGCCATGGAAAGCACGCCCGTGGCGGCCATGACTTCGATGAGGGTGAAGGCACGGCGACACTTGGTCTTCGCCCGGCCGTAGAGGGTCGGGGGGGAGGACGGTTGGTTCGCTTTCATGAATAACAGCGTTGTAAATGCCCGCTGTGTTGCAAACCGAGGAACTACGCAAAACGGGTTCGGGTCCTACTTACTTTTGTGCGATAATCATGAAATTTCATGACCTAGAAGCTCAAGACTCCGGCGTAAAGGGTCCGATCCGCGGCGGAGGTGAGTTCGGTCCAACCGGCGATGCCGAACGGGTTGCCATCCGTCATATCGGAGAGGGCTTCATCGTAGTGGAACGCGCTGCCGCCGGTCACGGTGATGCTGTCGGCCACGATCGCGCCGTAAACGCTGCCGCTGGCTCCGCCGCCGTTCATGGTGACATCGGCGTTGGGGGCGTAAACCACGGCGCTGAGTTGACCGTTTCCTGAGATGGAAACGGATTGGGTCCCGGCGGATCCCGCCGCTTTGGTGCTCCAGAATTGAAAAGCCTCGGGATCATTGGCGTTGGCGATGCCCCGGCCCGAGATGGAAACATCGCAGGACGCATACATCTGCAAACTGCCGCCGTTAAGCACTTGGATCGAGGTTTGGCCGCCGAGGCTCACCCCGGCACCGCTCGGAGTGGTGATGCGGATGACCACGTCGAAACCGGAGTTGATGACCAGTTGTTTACTCGCATTACCGCTCAACGAAATGCTGCCCACATCGTAGTAATAAACGCCGTCGGCGGCGGGCGTATCCAATACCCGGGGCAGGGCGGTCGCGCCGTTAATCGTGGCAATGGAGTAGCCAGCGGTGGTGGGAGCGCTGGTGTCCTCGAAATTGGTGGTGAAATCCGTGGTGACCCGGGAGTAGTCGATGGTGCCGGCGGAAGCGGTGAAGTCGCCAACGATTCCGTTGGGTCCCACGTCGAGCCCCGAATAATCGGCGGTGCCGATTGAAACGTAGCCCCAGATGTCGGAGTTGCTGAGGCTGAAGCTGTTGACGGCCACTGATCCGCTGCCGGCGCTGCCCCGGTCGTAGCGATTGCGGTTACCGCCGCCGAGATTGGCGTCGTAGCTGCCCAAGCGGGAGTCGTAGCTGTCGACCGAGGCGTTGCCACCGCTGAACGTCAGGGTATCCTTGGCCACGAGCCCGTTGGCAAAAAGCGAACGCTTCGAGAGGCTGACGCGAATCCACTTTTCAATGACCGCACCCTGGGCTGGCGTAATCGTCGAGCGCGCGACGATGACCGGCGCGACGGCGAGGCTGTAGTTGCGGACGTAGACGCGCACGTTGCCGGTGGAGTTGGCGTCGAACTGAAATCCGGTGAAGTTGCGCCACGCGTTCGCGCCGGAGGTGGTCCAATCCGTCCATGCGTTGGGGTCGGCATCGACGGCCTTGTTGATGGACCACATCGCTTGTTCCAAGCCGGTTTCGGCGAGGTTGATCGCCGCGTTGGCATAAAAGGCCCGGTGGGAAACATTGAGATTGGTCTGGCCGATGTTGATGTAGCTGACCAACGAGATGCCGATCACGATGGTGAGCAGCATGGCGACGACCAGCAACGAACCGCGCTGACCGGAGCGGGAGCAGGGACGGATCATGCCGAAACGCGTTTGTTGCGAAGAATATACCGGGCGGAAAG is from Synoicihabitans lomoniglobus and encodes:
- a CDS encoding PulJ/GspJ family protein; protein product: MLKTKPKSRRGFSLAELMVAVTISAFVLAGVMSTYLYLGRGGVSLSQYNDMEAQARMTFQIFGQDCREATDADWTNTKTLELVVNGSTVTYTFNADGATFTRSVNGTTEVLADEITDFTFKAFDINTTELDVEAAPTVVGDAAKMIQVDLDLTRKANTNVDSTQRLISARFVLRNKRVS
- a CDS encoding type IV pilus modification PilV family protein, encoding MKANQPSSPPTLYGRAKTKCRRAFTLIEVMAATGVLSMALSSAVIVIQAGLSNLDTARTSTAASQMIQSEMERIRLLNWTNISALPAEEVLDISEFHTAGTIAGDRLEIVRRVSDVAGYASEMKEIDITATWTAISGRELSRVFRMRYARNGLFDYYYNHAQN
- a CDS encoding DUF7305 domain-containing protein, giving the protein MIRPCSRSGQRGSLLVVAMLLTIVIGISLVSYINIGQTNLNVSHRAFYANAAINLAETGLEQAMWSINKAVDADPNAWTDWTTSGANAWRNFTGFQFDANSTGNVRVYVRNYSLAVAPVIVARSTITPAQGAVIEKWIRVSLSKRSLFANGLVAKDTLTFSGGNASVDSYDSRLGSYDANLGGGNRNRYDRGSAGSGSVAVNSFSLSNSDIWGYVSIGTADYSGLDVGPNGIVGDFTASAGTIDYSRVTTDFTTNFEDTSAPTTAGYSIATINGATALPRVLDTPAADGVYYYDVGSISLSGNASKQLVINSGFDVVIRITTPSGAGVSLGGQTSIQVLNGGSLQMYASCDVSISGRGIANANDPEAFQFWSTKAAGSAGTQSVSISGNGQLSAVVYAPNADVTMNGGGASGSVYGAIVADSITVTGGSAFHYDEALSDMTDGNPFGIAGWTELTSAADRTLYAGVLSF